Proteins co-encoded in one Rudaeicoccus suwonensis genomic window:
- a CDS encoding NADH-quinone oxidoreductase subunit A: MSYSYAPLLFFAGIGFVFAAFSVGMAALTGPKRYNRAKVDAYECGIQPSPHADGGGRVPIKYYLTAMLFIVFDIESVFLYPFAVSFDRMGLFALVEMVLFVLTVFVAYAYVWRRGGLEWD, encoded by the coding sequence ATGAGCTACTCCTACGCACCGTTGTTGTTCTTCGCGGGCATCGGGTTCGTCTTCGCGGCCTTCTCGGTCGGTATGGCGGCGCTGACCGGCCCCAAGCGTTACAACCGCGCCAAGGTCGACGCCTACGAGTGCGGCATCCAGCCGAGCCCGCATGCCGACGGCGGTGGCCGCGTGCCGATCAAGTACTACCTGACCGCGATGTTGTTCATCGTCTTCGACATCGAGTCGGTGTTCCTGTACCCGTTCGCGGTGTCCTTCGACCGGATGGGCCTGTTCGCCCTGGTCGAGATGGTGCTGTTCGTGCTGACCGTCTTCGTCGCCTACGCCTATGTATGGCGTCGCGGCGGCCTCGAGTGGGACTGA
- a CDS encoding FAD-binding oxidoreductase — MGNDMHWSRWGDPGHTGTLPEAAIALLELAFGPIEPRATIPLEDVRLPPARLDAEVLAAYVGVVGELNVSTADEARLRHTHGKSTPDLLAAREGDFAAAPDAVVRPADHDEVLAVLRLSRTLRVAVVPYGGGTSVVSGLSADGTTFAGVIALDLARLDHLLAVDVVSSTATLEAGVLGPRAEELLAEHGMTLGHFPQSFEYASIGGFAATRSSGQSSSGYGRFDSMVVSLKVATPDGTWELGVAPASAAGPDLRQVVLGSEGAFGVITEVTVAVRPVPAERAYETWRFASFEGGADAMRALVQGDVNPTVLRLSDELETAVNLAKPEQIGSESGGGALMLCGYEGTEQRVRRMREELSAVLRERGGTFVGEQDGRDWAAGRFSAPYLRDALLDNGVLVETVETATTWSNLPRLYAAVQEALAAALTTEAGAPMVLCHISHVYRTGASLYFTVAAKELVDGRAQWALAKAAVGDAIVAAGGTITHHHAVGRDHKPWLAAEIGDQGVAVLRAVKQALDPEGILNPGVLIP, encoded by the coding sequence ATGGGAAACGACATGCACTGGTCACGATGGGGCGACCCGGGCCACACCGGAACGCTGCCGGAAGCGGCAATCGCGTTGCTGGAGCTGGCTTTCGGGCCGATCGAGCCGCGCGCGACGATCCCTCTCGAGGATGTCCGGTTGCCGCCGGCGCGACTGGACGCGGAGGTTCTTGCGGCATACGTCGGCGTGGTCGGCGAGCTGAATGTGAGCACTGCGGACGAGGCCAGGCTGCGGCATACCCACGGCAAATCGACCCCGGATCTGCTCGCGGCGCGGGAGGGTGACTTTGCCGCGGCGCCCGATGCGGTTGTCCGCCCGGCTGATCACGACGAGGTGCTCGCCGTGTTGCGGCTCAGCCGGACGCTTCGCGTCGCTGTCGTGCCGTATGGCGGTGGCACGTCCGTCGTCAGCGGACTGTCCGCAGACGGAACGACTTTCGCTGGAGTCATCGCGCTGGATCTGGCCCGACTGGATCATCTGCTCGCGGTCGACGTCGTCTCATCCACTGCAACATTGGAAGCGGGCGTGCTGGGCCCACGGGCGGAGGAACTACTCGCAGAGCACGGTATGACGCTGGGTCACTTCCCGCAGTCGTTCGAATACGCCAGCATCGGTGGCTTCGCCGCGACGCGTTCCAGCGGCCAATCGTCTTCGGGTTACGGCAGATTCGACTCGATGGTGGTCAGCCTGAAGGTCGCGACACCTGACGGCACCTGGGAGCTCGGTGTCGCGCCGGCATCGGCTGCCGGGCCGGACCTGCGTCAGGTGGTGCTGGGCAGCGAGGGGGCCTTCGGCGTCATCACCGAGGTGACCGTCGCTGTCCGACCGGTGCCAGCCGAACGCGCCTACGAAACGTGGCGATTCGCGTCCTTTGAAGGCGGCGCCGATGCCATGCGCGCACTGGTGCAAGGCGATGTCAATCCGACCGTGCTGCGCCTGTCGGACGAGCTCGAGACGGCAGTCAACCTGGCCAAGCCGGAGCAGATCGGGTCCGAGAGCGGTGGCGGCGCACTCATGCTCTGCGGTTACGAGGGCACCGAGCAGCGGGTGCGCAGAATGCGGGAGGAGCTGTCCGCCGTCCTACGCGAACGCGGCGGCACCTTCGTGGGGGAGCAGGACGGTCGCGACTGGGCGGCGGGCAGATTCAGTGCGCCATACCTGCGGGATGCGTTGCTGGACAACGGGGTTCTCGTCGAGACGGTGGAGACAGCGACCACGTGGAGCAATCTGCCGAGGCTGTATGCCGCGGTGCAGGAGGCTCTCGCCGCGGCGCTCACGACGGAAGCAGGGGCGCCGATGGTGCTGTGCCACATCTCGCACGTGTACCGCACCGGGGCGTCGCTGTATTTCACTGTCGCGGCCAAGGAGTTGGTCGACGGGCGTGCGCAGTGGGCGCTGGCGAAAGCGGCGGTCGGCGACGCGATCGTTGCGGCCGGAGGGACGATCACCCACCACCACGCAGTGGGCCGGGACCACAAACCGTGGCTGGCTGCCGAAATCGGGGACCAGGGCGTGGCAGTGTTGCGAGCGGTGAAACAGGCACTGGATCCGGAAGGGATCCTGAACCCAGGAGTGTTGATCCCATGA
- a CDS encoding C1 family peptidase, producing the protein MRKTPLLGAIAAVGALTLTAPQAMAAPNAATPSHRTTGVIQHVRHGMGLNIALAESMKHRNTSSGRALAVHALDSSSVPSSYSLESYALTPGNQGQVGSCVTWATGYSGYGILMNEEGISGAPMAPMYIYSQIVSDDDNGQDDGTTASIALPMEQQQGIDTQSDYTQGTTDYTDLPTQSEITNAANYELSGFQDLTTSGDLQTNIESAISQGEPVVIGFNARSSFENLNSSDYNYDPSPSEAVIGGHEVTIVGYDQTGVTIENSWGTDWGDNGFFTAPWSFITGSDISEVHAMGALVQN; encoded by the coding sequence ATGCGCAAGACTCCCCTGCTCGGCGCGATCGCCGCAGTCGGTGCCCTGACCCTGACCGCCCCGCAAGCGATGGCCGCGCCGAACGCAGCGACGCCGTCACACCGCACGACCGGCGTCATACAACACGTCCGGCACGGCATGGGCCTGAACATCGCGCTGGCCGAGTCCATGAAGCACCGCAACACCAGCAGCGGCCGCGCGCTCGCGGTGCACGCGCTCGACAGCAGCTCGGTGCCGTCCAGCTACAGCCTCGAGTCGTATGCCCTCACTCCGGGCAACCAGGGCCAGGTGGGGTCGTGCGTGACGTGGGCGACGGGTTACTCCGGCTACGGCATCCTCATGAACGAGGAAGGCATCTCGGGTGCGCCGATGGCGCCGATGTACATCTATTCCCAGATCGTCTCCGACGACGACAACGGTCAGGACGACGGGACCACCGCCTCCATCGCTCTGCCGATGGAGCAGCAGCAGGGCATCGACACACAGTCGGACTACACCCAGGGCACGACCGACTACACCGATCTGCCCACACAGTCCGAGATCACCAACGCCGCCAACTACGAGCTGTCCGGATTCCAGGACCTCACCACCTCGGGCGACCTGCAGACCAACATCGAGAGCGCGATCTCGCAGGGCGAGCCGGTGGTCATCGGATTCAACGCCCGCAGCAGCTTCGAGAATCTCAACAGCAGCGACTACAACTACGACCCGTCACCCAGCGAGGCGGTCATCGGCGGGCACGAGGTCACCATCGTCGGCTACGACCAGACCGGCGTGACGATCGAGAACAGCTGGGGAACCGACTGGGGCGACAACGGCTTCTTCACCGCGCCGTGGTCGTTCATCACCGGCAGCGACATTTCCGAGGTGCACGCGATGGGCGCCCTCGTCCAGAACTGA
- a CDS encoding TetR/AcrR family transcriptional regulator yields the protein MTSISNTPTTDTVLLDAARECLLAVGWRRTTMTDVARRAGVSRMTVYRRWPDLAALSADLMTREWADVGARLIGTETPTPTATVIATGVAHAAAEIHSNELFRKIVEVDPELVIPYLFDRRGRSSDALIDSLVTTIEAAQAAGTVRRADPLLLARSILLTAYGFTFSVPTMVDENHDASDYFDQLRLLVEGYLR from the coding sequence ATGACGTCGATCAGTAACACCCCTACGACAGACACCGTGCTGCTGGATGCCGCGCGGGAGTGTCTGCTCGCAGTGGGATGGAGACGCACGACGATGACCGATGTCGCGCGCCGCGCAGGAGTGTCGCGTATGACGGTCTACCGTCGCTGGCCAGACCTGGCCGCGCTCAGCGCCGACCTCATGACGCGGGAATGGGCGGATGTCGGTGCCCGCCTGATCGGTACGGAGACGCCGACCCCTACCGCCACTGTCATCGCGACAGGTGTCGCACACGCTGCTGCCGAGATCCATTCGAACGAGTTGTTCCGCAAGATCGTCGAGGTGGACCCCGAACTCGTCATCCCCTATCTGTTCGACCGGCGTGGCCGGTCCAGTGACGCGTTGATCGACAGCCTTGTCACCACCATCGAGGCGGCGCAGGCAGCTGGCACCGTCCGCCGGGCCGATCCGCTGCTGCTGGCTCGCAGCATCCTGCTCACCGCCTATGGCTTCACGTTCTCGGTCCCCACCATGGTCGATGAAAACCACGACGCCTCAGACTATTTCGACCAGCTTCGGCTTCTTGTCGAAGGATATCTGCGATGA
- a CDS encoding DUF1330 domain-containing protein — protein sequence MTAKGYWIARVQVDDEDAYAQYVAAAGPAYAAYGGRLLVRGGRFEAAEGDSRPRNVVIEFDSYQMALDCYNSAAYASAREIRQRAADADIIVIEGYDGPQPTV from the coding sequence ATGACTGCCAAGGGCTACTGGATCGCACGCGTGCAGGTCGACGATGAGGACGCCTACGCGCAGTATGTCGCCGCGGCCGGTCCGGCGTACGCCGCGTACGGCGGGCGTCTGCTGGTGCGCGGCGGCCGCTTCGAAGCGGCCGAGGGTGACTCGCGGCCCCGGAATGTCGTCATCGAATTCGACTCGTATCAAATGGCGTTGGACTGCTACAACTCCGCAGCGTATGCCTCTGCGCGCGAGATTCGGCAGCGAGCCGCCGACGCCGACATCATCGTCATCGAGGGGTATGACGGTCCGCAGCCGACTGTCTGA
- a CDS encoding geranylgeranyl reductase family protein, translated as MSLPGLSHAPDETADVIIVGAGPGGSATAAYLAMAGLDVLLLEKTHFPREKVCGDGLTPRAVRELITLGIPTPENDGWIKNKGLRIIGGGMRLQLDWPDVASFPPYGLVRTRQDFDDILARHAVKHGARLREGVNVNGAIRDERTGAIIGVEAKEMGADERPTGRKLAYHAPLVIAADGNSSRLSLAMGREKREDRPMGVAVRAYYTSPRHDDDYLESWLELWTTDPSGKRVLLPGYGWIFGVGDGTSNVGLGILNTSSAFGRTDYKDVMRQWVATMPEEWTYNEETITGPIRGAALPMGFNRQPHYADGLLLVGDAGGMVNPFNGEGIAYAMESGRLAAEVVAQAFARTDDAGRERVLQTYPRVMKDALGGYFTVGRLFAQLIGNPDVMKFAVRYGLPRKTMMQVLLKVMANLGDEHGGKLDDRVMSVLSKVVPAA; from the coding sequence GTGAGCCTCCCCGGCCTTTCGCATGCCCCGGACGAGACCGCTGACGTCATCATCGTCGGCGCCGGCCCGGGTGGGTCTGCCACAGCTGCCTACCTGGCCATGGCCGGCCTTGACGTCCTCCTGTTGGAGAAGACGCACTTTCCCCGTGAAAAGGTCTGCGGCGACGGCCTGACTCCGCGCGCGGTCCGTGAGTTGATCACCCTCGGCATCCCGACGCCCGAGAACGACGGCTGGATCAAGAACAAGGGCCTGCGCATCATCGGCGGCGGCATGCGCCTGCAGCTGGACTGGCCCGACGTGGCCAGCTTTCCGCCGTACGGCCTGGTCCGCACCCGCCAGGACTTCGACGACATCCTGGCCCGCCACGCCGTCAAGCACGGCGCCCGGCTGCGCGAGGGCGTCAACGTCAACGGCGCGATTCGTGACGAGCGCACCGGCGCGATCATCGGCGTCGAGGCCAAGGAGATGGGTGCCGACGAGCGCCCCACCGGCCGCAAGCTGGCCTATCACGCACCGCTGGTGATCGCTGCCGACGGAAACTCCTCGCGGTTGTCGCTCGCGATGGGCCGCGAGAAGCGCGAAGACCGCCCGATGGGCGTCGCGGTGCGTGCGTACTACACCAGCCCGCGCCACGACGACGACTATCTCGAGTCGTGGTTGGAGCTGTGGACCACCGACCCGTCCGGCAAGCGCGTGCTGCTGCCCGGGTATGGCTGGATCTTCGGCGTCGGCGACGGCACCAGCAACGTCGGCCTCGGAATCCTCAACACCTCCAGTGCTTTCGGTCGCACCGACTACAAGGACGTCATGCGTCAATGGGTCGCGACGATGCCGGAGGAGTGGACCTACAACGAGGAGACCATCACCGGTCCGATCCGCGGTGCCGCGCTGCCGATGGGCTTCAACCGGCAGCCGCACTACGCCGACGGGCTCCTGCTGGTCGGCGATGCCGGCGGCATGGTCAACCCGTTCAACGGCGAGGGCATCGCCTATGCGATGGAGTCCGGCAGGCTGGCCGCCGAGGTCGTCGCGCAGGCCTTCGCGCGCACCGACGACGCCGGCCGTGAGCGCGTGCTGCAGACCTACCCCCGGGTGATGAAGGACGCGCTCGGTGGGTACTTCACTGTGGGCCGTCTGTTCGCCCAACTGATCGGCAATCCCGACGTGATGAAGTTCGCCGTGCGTTACGGCCTTCCGCGCAAGACGATGATGCAAGTCTTGCTGAAGGTCATGGCCAATCTCGGCGACGAGCACGGCGGCAAACTGGACGATCGCGTCATGTCGGTCCTGTCGAAGGTTGTGCCAGCGGCATGA
- a CDS encoding NuoB/complex I 20 kDa subunit family protein: MGLEEKLPAGFLLTTVEQVAGYMRKSSVWPATFGLACCAIEMMAVGTPDYDIARFGMERFSATPRQADLMIVAGRVSQKMAPVVRQVYDQMPEPKWVISMGVCASSGGMFNNYAIVQGVDHVIPVDIYLPGCPPRPEMLLHAILELHKQIQGTKMGVNRVEAARAAEQAALNATPTHAMKGLLA; the protein is encoded by the coding sequence ATGGGTCTTGAAGAGAAGCTGCCCGCCGGATTCCTGCTCACCACCGTGGAGCAGGTCGCGGGGTACATGCGGAAGAGTTCGGTGTGGCCGGCGACCTTCGGGCTGGCGTGCTGCGCGATCGAGATGATGGCTGTCGGCACCCCCGACTACGACATCGCGCGCTTCGGCATGGAGCGCTTCAGCGCCACCCCGCGCCAGGCCGACCTGATGATCGTGGCCGGCCGGGTCAGCCAGAAGATGGCGCCGGTCGTGCGTCAGGTCTACGACCAGATGCCGGAACCCAAGTGGGTGATCTCGATGGGTGTGTGCGCCAGCTCCGGCGGCATGTTCAACAACTACGCGATCGTGCAGGGTGTCGACCACGTCATACCGGTCGACATCTACCTGCCCGGCTGCCCGCCACGTCCGGAGATGCTGCTGCACGCGATTCTCGAGCTTCACAAGCAGATCCAGGGCACCAAGATGGGTGTCAACCGGGTGGAGGCCGCCCGCGCCGCCGAACAGGCCGCGCTGAACGCCACCCCGACGCACGCGATGAAGGGACTGTTGGCGTGA
- a CDS encoding diacylglycerol/lipid kinase family protein — protein sequence MSADPSEDTSEARPAGRGRGATEGMSADPSEDTSEARPAGRGRGATEGMSADPSEDTSEARPAGRGRGATEGMSADPSAESPGFRAPFHVIVNPMAGGGRAVRAAREVVADLCDMGATVRTTFSPSIDAADGIVETTAERGEQAVVVGGDGFVSSLAGSFAARRLAFAIVPSGRGNDFARQLAIPANVHDAARLAFSGVPTPVDAIDAGGTIVVGSVYAGVDSLVSSIVNSSTRLPPALQYQLASMRGLLGFAPRNYVVTVDSETYEYEGFTAIAANSGYYGKGMHIAPEASVHDGLLDVVMIGAGSRMKFIRSFPQVYKGTHLQNPEIRSARGRSVRIEAVGVEAYADGEPLGDLPMSATVLPGALTVLLNEDRPSDHS from the coding sequence ATGAGCGCTGACCCGAGCGAGGACACGAGCGAAGCGAGGCCCGCAGGGAGGGGAAGAGGCGCGACAGAAGGCATGAGCGCTGACCCGAGCGAGGACACGAGCGAAGCGAGGCCCGCAGGGAGGGGAAGAGGCGCGACAGAAGGCATGAGCGCCGACCCGAGCGAGGACACGAGCGAAGCGAGGCCCGCAGGGAGGGGAAGAGGCGCGACAGAAGGCATGAGCGCTGACCCGAGCGCGGAGTCTCCTGGTTTCCGCGCTCCCTTCCACGTGATTGTGAATCCGATGGCCGGCGGCGGTCGGGCGGTGCGCGCCGCGCGGGAGGTGGTCGCCGATCTGTGTGACATGGGTGCGACCGTGCGCACCACCTTCTCGCCGAGCATCGATGCAGCCGACGGGATCGTCGAGACGACGGCTGAGCGCGGTGAGCAGGCGGTCGTCGTCGGTGGTGACGGCTTCGTCAGCAGCCTGGCCGGCAGCTTCGCGGCTCGCCGGCTCGCGTTTGCGATCGTGCCGAGCGGCCGCGGCAACGACTTCGCCCGGCAACTCGCGATCCCCGCCAACGTGCACGACGCCGCAAGACTGGCATTCAGCGGTGTGCCGACGCCGGTCGACGCGATCGACGCGGGCGGCACCATCGTGGTCGGTAGCGTCTATGCCGGGGTCGATTCGCTCGTGTCGAGCATCGTCAACAGCAGCACCCGGCTGCCTCCAGCGCTGCAGTACCAGCTGGCATCGATGCGTGGTCTGCTGGGTTTTGCGCCGAGGAACTACGTCGTCACTGTCGACTCTGAAACCTATGAATATGAAGGGTTTACGGCGATCGCTGCGAATTCCGGCTACTACGGCAAGGGTATGCACATCGCGCCCGAGGCGTCGGTGCACGACGGCTTGCTCGATGTGGTGATGATCGGTGCGGGCAGCCGGATGAAGTTCATCCGATCCTTCCCGCAGGTTTACAAGGGGACGCATCTGCAGAACCCCGAGATCCGCAGCGCCCGTGGACGATCCGTCCGGATCGAGGCGGTCGGCGTCGAGGCGTATGCCGATGGCGAACCGCTCGGCGATCTGCCGATGTCCGCCACAGTGCTGCCGGGCGCCCTGACGGTGCTGTTGAATGAAGATCGTCCATCGGATCATTCGTAA
- a CDS encoding demethylmenaquinone methyltransferase yields MNRATLDKRPAEVARMFDDVAARYDLTNDVLSLGQDRRWRKVVLDAVDPRPGDIVLDIAAGTGTSSEPFDARGAHVVPADFSLGMLRQGKKRRPDLAFTASDAMRLPFADGVFDAVTMSFGLRNVQDPVLALREFQRVTKPGGVLVICEFSTPVNRAFRKVYSEYLMGALPKIARRVGSNAESYVYLAESIQAWPDQAGMAHRLQTAGWSEVEWRNLTGGVVALHRGTKAA; encoded by the coding sequence ATGAATCGCGCCACGCTCGACAAGCGCCCCGCCGAAGTCGCCCGGATGTTCGACGACGTCGCTGCGCGCTACGACCTGACCAACGACGTGCTGTCCCTCGGCCAGGACCGGCGCTGGCGCAAGGTGGTGCTCGACGCGGTCGATCCGCGACCTGGTGACATCGTCCTCGACATCGCCGCGGGCACGGGCACGAGCAGCGAGCCCTTCGACGCCCGCGGTGCGCACGTCGTGCCGGCCGACTTCTCCCTCGGGATGCTGCGACAGGGCAAGAAGCGTCGCCCCGACCTGGCGTTCACTGCCTCCGACGCGATGCGCCTGCCGTTCGCCGACGGCGTCTTCGACGCGGTGACGATGTCCTTCGGGCTGCGCAACGTTCAGGACCCGGTCCTCGCGCTGCGCGAGTTCCAGCGCGTCACCAAGCCCGGCGGCGTGCTCGTGATCTGCGAGTTCTCCACCCCGGTGAACCGTGCGTTCCGCAAGGTCTACTCGGAATACCTCATGGGTGCTCTGCCCAAGATCGCGCGACGGGTCGGCTCCAACGCCGAGTCCTACGTCTATCTCGCCGAGTCCATCCAGGCCTGGCCCGACCAGGCAGGTATGGCGCACCGTCTGCAGACCGCCGGTTGGTCCGAGGTCGAATGGCGCAACCTCACCGGCGGCGTCGTCGCACTGCACCGCGGCACCAAGGCGGCCTGA
- a CDS encoding NADH-quinone oxidoreductase subunit C encodes MSNDKPTTDPVTGPVKTPPTEPKPETEAVQSGAVAGRELDHDAPVQVAHRTGMFGSSLGNDTSGYGGLNRPVLFPGAATRPYGSYFDQIVDDLISALGSAAADAAIERVVVDRGELTIFVQREHLPVVAQALRDEASLRFETCLGVSGVNYPQETGRELHAVYHFHSITNGSKRVRLEVTAPDGDAHIPSIVPVYPGADWHERETWDMFGIVFDGHPALTRILMPDDWPGHPQRKDYPLGGIPVEYKGATVPPADDRRSYK; translated from the coding sequence ATGAGCAACGACAAGCCGACCACCGACCCGGTGACCGGACCGGTCAAGACGCCCCCGACCGAGCCCAAGCCGGAGACCGAGGCTGTTCAGTCCGGCGCGGTCGCCGGTCGCGAACTCGACCACGACGCACCTGTGCAGGTCGCGCACCGCACCGGCATGTTCGGTTCGTCGCTCGGCAACGACACCTCCGGGTACGGCGGCCTGAACCGTCCGGTGCTGTTCCCGGGTGCGGCCACCCGCCCCTACGGTTCCTACTTCGATCAGATCGTCGACGACCTGATCAGCGCGCTCGGCTCGGCCGCAGCAGACGCGGCGATCGAGCGCGTGGTCGTCGATCGTGGCGAACTCACGATCTTCGTGCAGCGCGAGCATCTCCCCGTGGTGGCGCAGGCACTGCGTGACGAGGCGAGCCTGCGGTTCGAGACCTGCCTCGGTGTCTCCGGGGTCAACTACCCGCAGGAGACCGGCCGCGAGTTGCACGCGGTCTACCACTTCCACTCGATCACCAATGGCAGCAAGCGCGTTCGCCTCGAGGTGACGGCGCCGGACGGTGACGCCCACATTCCCTCGATCGTCCCGGTGTACCCCGGCGCCGACTGGCACGAGCGCGAGACGTGGGACATGTTCGGCATCGTCTTCGACGGTCACCCCGCGCTGACCCGGATCCTCATGCCGGACGACTGGCCCGGCCACCCGCAGCGCAAGGACTACCCGCTCGGCGGAATCCCGGTGGAATACAAGGGCGCGACGGTGCCCCCGGCAGATGATCGGAGGTCGTACAAGTGA
- a CDS encoding isochorismate synthase, with protein MPLLASSSPLVVRTRRIADPGDLVALLPAGAEHPVTWLREGDGFVGWGRAAAIHTTGTSRFADAEAWWRDLVDSAVVRAEVSLPGSGLVAVGSFAFSAASPAGGILHVPSTVVGRRDGVSWVTTVSAPAHLPGEVQLRRSAPPSAPVVTGSHDGALTGEQWTEAVAAAVSRIQRGDLDKVVMARDIVIDTGTAIDPRHLLGRLAAAYDNTWTYSVDGLIGATPEMLLRREKGLVTSRILAGTIRRTGDDEHDLALAGSLARSSKDLEEHEYAVRSVADALRPHCSSMNVPESPFVLHLPNVMHLATDVAGVLHEDVSSLDLAASLHPSAAVCGTPTLSARDVIAELEQMDRGRYAGPVGWIDADGDGEWGIALRCGIIESSSRIRLFAGCGIVAGSEPSAELAESEAKLLPMRHALGE; from the coding sequence ATGCCGCTCCTTGCTTCGAGTTCGCCGCTGGTGGTGCGCACCCGGCGGATCGCCGACCCGGGCGATCTCGTCGCCCTGCTGCCTGCCGGTGCCGAACACCCCGTGACCTGGTTGCGCGAAGGCGACGGTTTCGTCGGGTGGGGACGAGCGGCGGCAATCCACACGACGGGCACCTCGCGGTTCGCCGATGCCGAAGCCTGGTGGCGCGACCTGGTCGACAGTGCAGTGGTGCGGGCCGAGGTCAGCCTGCCGGGTTCCGGCCTGGTCGCGGTCGGCTCGTTCGCGTTCTCCGCGGCCTCCCCCGCCGGCGGGATCCTGCATGTGCCGAGCACGGTGGTGGGGCGACGTGACGGCGTCTCGTGGGTCACCACCGTCAGTGCTCCGGCCCATCTGCCGGGCGAGGTCCAACTTCGCCGGAGCGCGCCACCGTCGGCTCCGGTGGTCACCGGTTCCCACGACGGCGCACTGACCGGTGAGCAATGGACCGAGGCGGTCGCCGCCGCCGTGTCGCGCATCCAGCGTGGCGATCTGGACAAGGTCGTCATGGCAAGGGACATCGTGATCGACACCGGCACGGCGATCGATCCACGCCACCTGCTGGGCCGACTGGCAGCGGCATACGACAACACGTGGACCTACAGCGTCGACGGGCTGATCGGGGCGACCCCGGAGATGCTGCTGCGCCGCGAGAAGGGGCTGGTCACCTCGCGAATCCTGGCCGGCACGATTCGCCGCACCGGCGACGACGAGCACGACCTGGCGCTTGCCGGCTCGCTCGCGCGGTCGAGCAAGGACCTGGAGGAGCACGAGTACGCCGTCCGTTCGGTCGCCGACGCGCTCCGGCCGCACTGCTCGTCGATGAATGTCCCAGAGTCGCCGTTCGTGCTGCACCTGCCCAACGTCATGCACCTGGCGACGGATGTCGCAGGGGTGTTGCACGAAGACGTGTCCTCGCTGGACCTCGCCGCGTCACTGCACCCGTCCGCCGCGGTGTGTGGGACGCCGACGCTGTCAGCGCGCGACGTGATCGCCGAGCTGGAGCAGATGGACCGCGGGCGGTATGCCGGGCCGGTCGGCTGGATCGACGCCGACGGTGATGGCGAGTGGGGTATCGCGCTGCGCTGCGGGATCATCGAAAGCTCTTCCCGGATAAGACTTTTCGCGGGTTGCGGCATCGTCGCGGGTTCCGAGCCGAGTGCAGAACTGGCCGAGTCCGAGGCCAAACTGCTGCCCATGCGGCACGCCTTGGGCGAGTAA